TACCCTATCGAGAAAATTAATTTATCCGAGTTGAAAAAATATGCAAAAAAACATGTCATCGATATAGAGCAACACGATGAGCATGTATCGGTCGACATCACTCTAAATAACGAAGAAGGTTTTGGCTGGACTGAAGGCGAAGGACTGCTTGCCGATTTGCTGCCATTATACAATGAATTGAACCATCACAATTATCATCTTTTGCGATTAGTGTTAGCTATGCATAGCACGCTCACTGGCGAAAATGATGCAGCAGTCAACCAATTATTAACCGAAGATAATTTATTGTCAGAAGCCGAGCAAGTGCTGCTGGAATGCTTTGAAATAAAAACGCGAACTCACGCATGATGATCGAGGTTCATATGTTTTATTTTTAAATATCATAGATTAATAAATTTATTAATGACATTTTGCGAACAACAACCCAGGGGTATCCTAATATGTCTACATTTTTAAAACATAGCCACTACCTATTATTTATCGTGTCGACTTTTTTTGTTATTTCCACATTTGCTAACACGCAGGCTATTAAATTAACACCCACCGAGAAGAAATTTGAAACGCTCGAAAAAAGCTTTGATGGAAAAATTGGTGTTTATGCGATAGACACCAATAACAATCGCATTATTTCCTATCATGCCGATGAATATTTCCCAGTGCAAAGTACCTCTAAATTAATGGCTGTAGCCACATTATTAAAACAAAGTGAGAAACTTAAAAATTTATTGGATCAAAAAGTCACCTACACGCAAAAGGATTTAATGATTTATTCTCCTGTGACAACGCTACATGTCAATGATGGTCTCTCGTTTCAAGCCTTGAGTGAAGCCGTAATGACTTATAGTGACAATGCGGCGGCTAATCTGATTACCAAAAAATTAGGTCGCCCCAAAGTGGTAACAGACTTTGCCCATGCTATCGGTAACCCATCATTTAATATGGAACATTACGAAGGAGAGTTAAATTCTAATCCAAACAATCATGAAGATTCTTCTACCCCTAAAGATATGGCGGTTAGTTTACAGAAGATAACCCTTGGCGACGCATTAATGCCTTCAAAGCGAGCATAATTAGTGGCATGGATGAGAAATAATACGACGAGCTATCGAAGAATACGCCAAGCCACGCCACTTGGATGGAATGTTGCTGATAAAACTGGCTCAGGCGACTACGGTATTGCAAACGATATTGGTATCTTGTGGTCACCCGTATGCAAACCCATTGTATTAGCCATTTATACAGCACGAAACACAGCGGATGCAAAGCACAGAGACGATATTGTGACATCAACGACTGATATCGTACTGAGTGAATTTGCAAAAACGGATCAATGTCTAAACTTTGCTGAAAATGCAAGCAAATAAAGGCCCATCCTGAGCAAATCAATTATGCACGATTGGGGGTGTGTATTTTCGAGGGGTTGGGCAAGCCTACCCATATTCATACCATCTGATC
The Legionellales bacterium DNA segment above includes these coding regions:
- a CDS encoding serine hydrolase, which produces MRNNTTSYRRIRQATPLGWNVADKTGSGDYGIANDIGILWSPVCKPIVLAIYTARNTADAKHRDDIVTSTTDIVLSEFAKTDQCLNFAENASK
- a CDS encoding serine hydrolase, with the translated sequence MSTFLKHSHYLLFIVSTFFVISTFANTQAIKLTPTEKKFETLEKSFDGKIGVYAIDTNNNRIISYHADEYFPVQSTSKLMAVATLLKQSEKLKNLLDQKVTYTQKDLMIYSPVTTLHVNDGLSFQALSEAVMTYSDNAAANLITKKLGRPKVVTDFAHAIGNPSFNMEHYEGELNSNPNNHEDSSTPKDMAVSLQKITLGDALMPSKRA